Proteins co-encoded in one Oncorhynchus tshawytscha isolate Ot180627B linkage group LG34, Otsh_v2.0, whole genome shotgun sequence genomic window:
- the LOC112231716 gene encoding trace amine-associated receptor 3-like has translation MLTGAVFSVLSDHTAKSCQNVHIMDVVCILTEQDQAMDNTSLGWPEDLDGDANLSSLHGNLKNFCATSSRHQASRVILYAFFTAGILCTVVGNFLVVLAIAYYKQLQSPTNSFVMSLAVADCLVGLVVMPYSMVRTVEGCWLFGALFCRVHSSLDVMLCTASIFHLSCIAFDRYYAVCNPLVYHLKMSQGRVAFLIVVCWAVPLLISFGPIMLGLHKAGVNMVPMPPEDACVFLVNRVYAVMASLVAFYLPMGVMLAAYWKIYKAAKRQAMQISAMESQFSAGVGKDSSKKQRHRNAMRRERKAAKTLGIIMGVFLLFWLPFFTVNIVDPFIDYSTAVEVWEFFLWLGYVNSSLNPFLYGFFNRSFRRAFMMIMGCRICLSSSSPGMDLSKESNERKVNQ, from the coding sequence ATGCTCACAGGGGCAGTATTTTCTGTTTTGTCTGACCATACTGCTAAATCATGCCAAAACGTTCACATCATGGATGTTGTGTGTATTTTGACAGAACAAGACCAAGCCATGGATAATACCAGTTTGGGATGGCCCGAGGATCTGGATGGTGATGCCAACCTTTCTTCTCTCCATGGCAACCTGAAGAACTTCTGCGCTACGTCGTCGAGGCACCAGGCATCCCGGGTAATCCTGTATGCCTTCTTTACGGCAGGCATCTTGTGCACGGTGGTGGGCAACTTCCTGGTGGTCTTGGCCATCGCTTACTACAAGCAGCTGCAGTCGCCCACCAACTCGTTCGTCATGTCCTTGGCGGTGGCCGACTGCCTGGTGGGGTTGGTGGTCATGCCCTACAGCATGGTGCGTACCGTGGAGGGCTGCTGGCTCTTCGGCGCCCTCTTCTGCCGGGTCCACTCCAGCCTGGACGTCATGCTGTGCACCGCATCCATCTTCCACCTCAGCTGCATTGCCTTCGACCGCTACTATGCCGTGTGTAACCCCTTGGTCTACCACCTGAAAATGTCCCAGGGCCGGGTAGCCTTCCTGATCGTGGTCTGTTGGGCCGTCCCGTTACTCATCTCCTTCGGTCCCATCATGCTGGGCCTCCACAAGGCTGGGGTGAACATGGTGCCCATGCCGCCCGAGGACGCCTGCGTCTTCCTGGTCAACCGCGTCTACGCCGTCATGGCCTCCCTGGTGGCCTTCTACCTGCCCATGGGTGTCATGCTGGCGGCCTACTGGAAGATCTACAAGGCGGCCAAGCGGCAGGCCATGCAGATCAGCGCCATGGAGAGCCAGTTTTCGGCCGGGGTGGGGAAGGACTCCAGCAAGAAGCAGAGGCACCGCAACGccatgaggagggagaggaaggcagCTAAGACCCTGGGGATCATCATGGGGGTCTTTCTACTCTTCTGGCTTCCCTTCTTCACCGTCAACATCGTGGATCCCTTCATCGACTACAGCACAGCGGTGGAGGTGTGGGAGTTTTTCCTGTGGCTGGGGTACGTTAACTCGTCGCTTAACCCGTTCTTGTATGGGTTCTTCAATAGATCCTTCCGTAGGGCGTTTATGATGATTATGGGATGTCGGATATGTCTGTCGAGCTCCTCACCGGGTATGGACTTATCAAAAGAGAGCAACGAACGCAAGGTCAACCAATAG